One genomic window of Eptesicus fuscus isolate TK198812 chromosome 6, DD_ASM_mEF_20220401, whole genome shotgun sequence includes the following:
- the TMED1 gene encoding transmembrane emp24 domain-containing protein 1 isoform X2, translating into MIQMMAASAALALALGLLLPSVGVRGAGPPPIQDGEFTFLLPAGRKQCFYQSAPANASLETEYQVIAGAGLDVDFTLESPQGVLLVSESRKADGVHTVEPTEAGDYKLCFDNSFSTISEKLVFFELIFDSLQDDEEVEGWAEVVEPEEMLDVKMEDIKESIETMRTRLERSIQMLTLLRAFEARDRNLQEGNLERVNFWSAVNVAVLLLVAVLQAGCSLGSRLGQ; encoded by the exons ATGATCCAGATGATGGCGGCCAGCGCGGCCCTAGCCTTGGCCCTGGGGCTCCTACTGCCATCAGTGGGGGTGAGAGGGGCCGGGCCCCCACCGATACAGGACGGCGAGTTCACATTCCTGCTGCCTGCGGGGAGAAAGCAATGTTTCTACCAGTCCGCGCCGGCCAACGCAAGCCTCGAGACCGAGTACCAG GTGATCGCAGGTGCTGGGCTGGATGTGGATTTCACGTTGGAGAGCCCTCAGGGTGTGCTGCTGGTCAGTGAGTCCCGCAAGGCAGATGGGGTGCACAC GGTAGAACCCACGGAAGCTGGGGACTACAAGCTGTGCTTTGACAACTCCTTCAGCACAATCTCCGAGAAGCTCGTGTTCTTTGAACTCATCTTTGACAGCCTGCAGGATGATGAGGAGGTCGAAGGCTGGGCAGAGGTCGTGGAGCCTGAGGAGATGCTGGATGTCAAAATGGAGGACATCAAG GAGTCTATCGAGACCATGAGGACACGTCTGGAGCGCAGCATCCAGATGCTGACACTGCTGCGAGCCTTTGAAGCACGTGACCGCAACCTGCAGGAGGGCAACCTAGAACGGGTCAACTTCTGGTCGGCTGTGAACGTGGCCGTGCTGCTGCTAGTGGCTGTGCTGCAG
- the TMED1 gene encoding transmembrane emp24 domain-containing protein 1 isoform X1 has translation MIQMMAASAALALALGLLLPSVGVRGAGPPPIQDGEFTFLLPAGRKQCFYQSAPANASLETEYQVIAGAGLDVDFTLESPQGVLLVSESRKADGVHTVEPTEAGDYKLCFDNSFSTISEKLVFFELIFDSLQDDEEVEGWAEVVEPEEMLDVKMEDIKESIETMRTRLERSIQMLTLLRAFEARDRNLQEGNLERVNFWSAVNVAVLLLVAVLQVCTLKRFFQDKRPVPT, from the exons ATGATCCAGATGATGGCGGCCAGCGCGGCCCTAGCCTTGGCCCTGGGGCTCCTACTGCCATCAGTGGGGGTGAGAGGGGCCGGGCCCCCACCGATACAGGACGGCGAGTTCACATTCCTGCTGCCTGCGGGGAGAAAGCAATGTTTCTACCAGTCCGCGCCGGCCAACGCAAGCCTCGAGACCGAGTACCAG GTGATCGCAGGTGCTGGGCTGGATGTGGATTTCACGTTGGAGAGCCCTCAGGGTGTGCTGCTGGTCAGTGAGTCCCGCAAGGCAGATGGGGTGCACAC GGTAGAACCCACGGAAGCTGGGGACTACAAGCTGTGCTTTGACAACTCCTTCAGCACAATCTCCGAGAAGCTCGTGTTCTTTGAACTCATCTTTGACAGCCTGCAGGATGATGAGGAGGTCGAAGGCTGGGCAGAGGTCGTGGAGCCTGAGGAGATGCTGGATGTCAAAATGGAGGACATCAAG GAGTCTATCGAGACCATGAGGACACGTCTGGAGCGCAGCATCCAGATGCTGACACTGCTGCGAGCCTTTGAAGCACGTGACCGCAACCTGCAGGAGGGCAACCTAGAACGGGTCAACTTCTGGTCGGCTGTGAACGTGGCCGTGCTGCTGCTAGTGGCTGTGCTGCAGGTCTGCACACTCAAGCGCTTCTTCCAGGATAAGCGCCCTGTGCCTACGTAG